The following proteins are co-located in the Candidatus Ozemobacteraceae bacterium genome:
- a CDS encoding SpoIIE family protein phosphatase, producing MTEFFPNAGRFFRGLFIVLVFGAFPVLTVGYGLRQIGSLEEERTTASLVSRQEQMVTSAHEADDHEVLRAQTLKNVFQRMQKLIPDASAAERPPEKAKRLLERLFRLFPDQLEIYFFSEDGYLPAISRGPRTRGILERGFRALHNGYVRGRMTGAEHGLLCALFRVNSADTLPYGRGNYQILIPRPRDSGMMWKFNEEHPSYVFGVIAIFHDGPADPDRPLRRAVQRMNSFQKEVTVGWCRQDSSGALHFTPDSIARDPDIMRETLAAFSRFDRRVLTEHSLATVISRRNGGYLVAVSKRPRLISPNLRLALMLFGAGWILLIFWKCDRIGVGFGTRLPIKLGGLFFLAAGIPSVLLVVSGSYALRDHANVRRQMLEDFVISRVRTFDERVGERFVLLENALAKVVEKAQKTDNLEARAAIFSTLESVDMVDQLIVINGKGERNVAYFKKEESVPQSQKKLVFSIGQEVIRRMQGSSDVDATSLTVDAVSDFAGGLMGKGFLSADQIIRGMKRFQNVRLGAGSGMFYENTLLGKGGQPEWLVHVGIDRNNFQFNYCKREYQALRRASDLPIRLSAVSVVKSPWNVFDETMDIRNTHRMASLAIVGRVIAREVRQEYGEDILWIAFPCRILDNYTLVAKASLGSVTVAIDHLWRQLWLLAGMLLCSGALMAWLLTEQVLLPLRDVATGIEAIARRDFRHRVPVRSADELGEIAGLMNRVTEGMRDLEVARVVQESLLPMAGITSGEFEIAGISRAMTDIGGDYFDYKVIDERYLVGLVGDVAGHGVPAALIMGMAKSAFSLLAKSDQPLDTFVTAFNELLVSQGVKRKHMMTMFCFALDMKTGHLDVLNSGHNFPFLFKVETGAAKEIEIVGHPLGVKKKIALKRGQVDLAPGDALVLYTDGLIESRNASGAIIGYQRVAEWVARQASKPGNDAKQVVGAIFAAFDEFIGAELAGDDVTVVCLRRRPLVTGAGNV from the coding sequence ATGACGGAGTTTTTCCCAAACGCCGGCAGATTTTTTCGAGGATTGTTCATCGTCCTGGTCTTCGGTGCTTTTCCCGTTCTGACCGTCGGCTACGGCCTGCGCCAGATCGGCAGTCTCGAGGAAGAACGGACGACGGCTTCGCTCGTCTCGCGGCAGGAGCAGATGGTGACATCGGCTCATGAGGCTGATGACCATGAGGTGCTTCGGGCGCAAACCCTGAAAAACGTGTTTCAGCGCATGCAGAAGCTTATTCCCGACGCTTCTGCTGCCGAAAGACCCCCGGAAAAGGCGAAGAGGCTACTCGAGCGGCTGTTTCGCCTGTTTCCCGACCAACTGGAGATTTACTTCTTCTCAGAGGACGGGTATCTTCCCGCAATCAGCCGGGGCCCGCGAACCAGAGGCATTCTCGAACGGGGATTCCGGGCTCTTCACAATGGGTATGTTCGCGGGCGGATGACGGGAGCGGAACACGGCCTGCTGTGCGCCCTGTTTCGGGTGAACTCCGCGGATACGCTTCCGTATGGGCGCGGGAACTATCAAATCCTGATTCCCCGTCCGCGCGACTCCGGCATGATGTGGAAATTCAACGAGGAACATCCATCGTACGTTTTCGGCGTTATCGCGATATTTCACGACGGGCCTGCGGATCCCGACCGGCCGCTTCGCCGGGCGGTTCAACGGATGAATAGCTTCCAGAAAGAAGTCACCGTGGGGTGGTGCCGCCAGGACTCCTCCGGAGCGCTGCATTTCACGCCTGACAGCATCGCGCGGGACCCGGACATCATGCGGGAAACCCTGGCGGCGTTTTCCCGGTTCGACAGACGGGTTCTGACGGAGCACTCGCTTGCGACCGTCATCAGCCGGCGGAACGGCGGGTATCTGGTCGCGGTCTCGAAACGGCCCCGGCTGATTTCCCCGAATCTTCGGCTTGCGCTGATGCTGTTCGGTGCCGGCTGGATTCTGCTGATCTTCTGGAAATGCGACCGGATCGGGGTCGGCTTCGGCACCCGACTGCCCATCAAACTCGGCGGCCTGTTCTTTCTCGCGGCGGGCATTCCCTCCGTTCTGCTCGTCGTCAGCGGGTCGTATGCCTTGCGCGACCATGCGAACGTCCGGAGGCAGATGCTCGAGGATTTCGTGATTTCACGGGTCAGGACGTTCGACGAGCGTGTCGGGGAACGGTTCGTCCTGCTCGAAAATGCCCTTGCGAAGGTCGTGGAGAAAGCACAGAAAACGGACAATCTGGAGGCTCGGGCGGCGATCTTCAGCACGCTGGAGAGCGTCGATATGGTCGATCAATTGATCGTCATCAACGGCAAGGGCGAGCGAAACGTCGCCTATTTCAAAAAGGAAGAGTCCGTGCCCCAGTCCCAGAAAAAGCTGGTGTTTTCGATAGGTCAGGAAGTCATCCGGCGAATGCAGGGTTCCTCCGACGTCGATGCGACGTCGCTTACCGTCGATGCCGTTTCGGATTTCGCGGGCGGCCTCATGGGAAAAGGGTTTTTGAGCGCTGATCAGATCATTCGCGGCATGAAGCGGTTCCAGAATGTCCGGTTAGGGGCCGGGAGCGGCATGTTTTATGAAAACACGCTCCTGGGAAAAGGCGGACAGCCGGAATGGCTGGTTCATGTCGGAATCGACCGGAACAATTTCCAGTTCAATTACTGCAAAAGGGAATACCAGGCCCTGCGTCGGGCAAGCGACCTTCCCATACGCCTCAGCGCAGTGAGCGTCGTGAAGTCGCCCTGGAACGTTTTCGATGAAACCATGGACATACGGAACACTCACCGCATGGCCTCGCTTGCGATCGTCGGACGGGTTATCGCACGAGAAGTCCGGCAGGAATACGGAGAAGACATCCTTTGGATTGCGTTCCCCTGCCGGATTCTCGACAATTACACCCTGGTGGCGAAAGCCTCGCTGGGCAGTGTCACGGTTGCGATCGACCATCTCTGGCGGCAACTCTGGCTTTTGGCCGGCATGCTTCTCTGCTCCGGCGCGCTCATGGCCTGGCTGCTGACGGAGCAGGTTCTTTTGCCTCTGCGGGACGTCGCGACCGGGATCGAAGCGATCGCGCGGCGCGATTTCCGGCACCGGGTGCCGGTCCGCTCCGCGGACGAGCTGGGCGAGATCGCCGGGCTGATGAATCGTGTCACGGAGGGCATGCGCGATCTCGAAGTCGCGCGCGTCGTCCAGGAAAGCCTGTTGCCGATGGCGGGAATCACGAGTGGAGAGTTCGAAATTGCCGGCATAAGCAGGGCCATGACCGATATCGGCGGCGACTACTTCGATTACAAGGTGATCGACGAGCGGTATCTGGTCGGTCTGGTCGGGGACGTTGCCGGGCACGGGGTGCCGGCCGCCCTGATCATGGGAATGGCGAAGAGCGCCTTTTCGCTGCTCGCGAAGTCGGACCAGCCGCTGGACACCTTTGTGACGGCCTTCAACGAGTTGCTGGTCAGCCAGGGCGTGAAGCGCAAGCACATGATGACGATGTTCTGCTTCGCTCTGGACATGAAAACGGGGCATCTCGACGTGCTGAACAGCGGCCACAATTTTCCCTTCCTGTTCAAGGTCGAGACGGGCGCCGCGAAAGAGATCGAGATCGTCGGGCATCCCCTGGGCGTCAAGAAGAAGATCGCATTGAAGCGTGGTCAGGTCGACCTGGCGCCGGGCGACGCTCTCGTGTTGTATACCGACGGTCTGATCGAGTCGCGCAACGCCTCGGGGGCCATCATCGGCTACCAGCGGGTCGCCGAGTGGGTTGCCAGGCAGGCCTCGAAGCCGGGGAACGATGCGAAACAGGTCGTCGGCGCAATCTTCGCCGCCTTCGACGAGTTCATCGGCGCCGAGCTGGCCGGAGACGACGTCACGGTCGTGTGCCTGCGCCGCCGCCCCCTTGTAACCGGCGCCGGGAACGTGTAG
- a CDS encoding RNA polymerase sigma factor, with product MTPEEIWKEAAGGSQKAWTEVYRLFGGRLYQFFLKNTGRTSQAMDMAQEVFERIWRHRADFRTGRLQTWIFRIARNLLIDEWRRKGRSEVLVEEVPENVDPQSHVEATVIDRLEQDEAAKLIDATLTKLSDDDRLVIGLVYLGGLSFPELAEVMEIPLGTAKTRVRQARLRLESHMRDQMHGRSAGEAQ from the coding sequence ATGACTCCGGAAGAAATCTGGAAGGAAGCGGCTGGGGGTTCCCAGAAAGCTTGGACGGAAGTGTATCGCCTGTTCGGCGGTCGGCTGTACCAGTTTTTCCTGAAGAACACCGGCCGGACAAGCCAGGCCATGGACATGGCCCAGGAAGTGTTCGAGCGCATCTGGCGTCATCGTGCGGATTTTCGGACCGGCAGGCTCCAGACCTGGATCTTCCGCATCGCGCGGAACCTGCTGATCGACGAGTGGCGCAGGAAAGGCCGGAGCGAGGTGCTCGTGGAAGAGGTGCCGGAGAATGTCGATCCGCAATCGCACGTCGAGGCGACGGTGATCGACAGGCTCGAGCAGGATGAGGCGGCGAAGCTGATCGACGCGACGCTGACGAAATTGTCGGATGACGACCGGCTCGTGATCGGGCTGGTCTACCTGGGCGGGCTGTCGTTCCCGGAGCTGGCCGAGGTGATGGAAATTCCGCTGGGTACAGCCAAGACGAGGGTGAGGCAGGCCCGGCTCAGGCTCGAATCGCACATGAGAGACCAGATGCACGGAAGATCGGCAGGTGAGGCGCAATGA
- the glgB gene encoding 1,4-alpha-glucan branching protein GlgB, giving the protein MHKSINKEAIEAIIRTEHHDPFQILGMHLVEEKAKKVAVVRAFLPDAVKAYVIDARHGDQFPMEKLHDKGFFEAVIPSRQDVFPYRLATEYASGATSEFHDSYAFLPTLGEMDLYLYNEGNHHSVYEKLGAHECVMKYHDQMIGGVGFAVWAPNARRVSVIGDFNHWDGRRHLMRSLGSSGIWEIFIPGLQTGQNYKFEIKTKHGSMVEKADPYAFYAEVRPKTASKIYNINGYEWNDHDWMTRRPGRNWRKEAVSIYEVHLGSFMRVCEEGNRFLNYRELAHKLADYVKRTGYTHVELLPVTEHPLDISWGYQVTGFFAPTSRFGSPKDFMYFVDYLHQQGIGVILDWVPAHFPKDWHGLAQFDGTALYEHEDPRQGEHKDWSTLIFNFGRNEVKNFLISSALFWLDKYHIDGLRVDAVASMLYLDYSRKAGEWVPNKYGGRENLEAIEFLKYLNSITYQQFPGIMMIAEESTAFAGVSKPCDQGGLGFGFKWNMGWMHDTLMYYSKDPIYRRYHHNNLTFPLIYAFHENFISVLSHDEVVHGKGSLIGKMPGDFWQKFANLRLLLAFMWTMPGKKLLFMGCDIGQWNEWNCNQSLDWHLLGFESHAGLNRLMAHLNHLYRSEPALHQNDCEDRGFEWIDFQDADSSVISWIRKGDNPDELIVVAANMTPVPRMNYRIGLPVGGYYREVLNTDSAMYFGSNIGNYGGFWAEPHGWQGKPFGGNINIPPLSLVGFKLQR; this is encoded by the coding sequence ATGCACAAGTCCATCAACAAAGAAGCGATCGAAGCGATCATCCGGACGGAGCATCATGACCCGTTCCAGATTCTCGGGATGCACCTCGTCGAGGAAAAGGCAAAAAAAGTGGCCGTGGTTCGGGCGTTTCTGCCGGATGCGGTCAAGGCATACGTCATCGATGCCCGGCATGGCGACCAGTTTCCGATGGAAAAACTGCACGACAAGGGCTTTTTCGAGGCCGTGATCCCCTCCCGGCAGGACGTCTTTCCCTACCGGTTGGCGACCGAGTATGCCAGCGGCGCGACGAGCGAATTTCACGATTCCTACGCGTTCCTTCCGACGCTTGGCGAGATGGATTTGTATCTGTACAACGAGGGCAACCACCACTCGGTGTATGAGAAGCTCGGGGCGCACGAGTGCGTCATGAAATACCACGATCAGATGATCGGCGGCGTCGGGTTCGCCGTATGGGCGCCGAACGCTCGCCGCGTCAGCGTCATCGGCGATTTCAACCACTGGGACGGCCGGCGGCACCTGATGCGCTCGCTCGGCAGCTCGGGCATCTGGGAGATCTTCATTCCGGGCCTCCAGACCGGGCAGAACTACAAGTTCGAGATCAAGACCAAGCATGGGAGCATGGTCGAAAAAGCCGATCCCTACGCTTTTTACGCCGAAGTGCGGCCGAAGACGGCGAGCAAGATATATAATATCAATGGCTATGAATGGAATGACCACGACTGGATGACCCGCCGGCCCGGCCGCAACTGGCGCAAGGAGGCGGTCTCGATCTACGAAGTCCATCTGGGTTCGTTCATGCGGGTCTGTGAAGAGGGCAACCGGTTCCTGAACTACCGCGAGCTGGCCCACAAGCTGGCCGACTACGTGAAGCGGACCGGCTACACGCACGTCGAACTGCTTCCCGTGACCGAACATCCTCTCGACATTTCCTGGGGCTACCAGGTGACCGGCTTTTTCGCCCCGACCAGCCGCTTCGGCAGTCCGAAGGATTTCATGTATTTCGTTGACTATTTACACCAGCAGGGGATCGGCGTCATTCTCGACTGGGTGCCGGCACACTTCCCGAAGGACTGGCACGGCCTCGCGCAGTTCGACGGCACGGCGCTGTACGAGCACGAAGACCCGCGCCAGGGCGAGCACAAGGACTGGTCGACACTGATCTTCAACTTCGGTCGCAACGAGGTCAAGAATTTCCTGATCAGCAGCGCGCTGTTCTGGCTCGACAAATACCACATCGACGGCCTGCGGGTCGACGCCGTCGCCTCGATGCTGTATCTCGACTATTCCCGCAAGGCCGGCGAGTGGGTGCCGAACAAATACGGCGGCCGCGAGAACCTCGAGGCGATCGAGTTCCTGAAATACCTGAACAGCATCACCTATCAGCAGTTCCCCGGCATCATGATGATCGCCGAGGAGTCGACGGCGTTCGCCGGCGTCAGCAAGCCGTGCGACCAGGGCGGCCTGGGCTTTGGCTTCAAGTGGAACATGGGCTGGATGCACGACACGCTGATGTATTACTCCAAGGACCCGATCTACCGGCGGTATCATCACAACAACCTCACCTTCCCGCTGATCTACGCGTTTCACGAGAATTTCATCTCGGTGCTGTCGCATGACGAAGTCGTACACGGGAAGGGCTCGCTGATCGGGAAGATGCCGGGCGATTTCTGGCAGAAGTTCGCGAATCTGCGTCTGCTGCTGGCCTTCATGTGGACGATGCCGGGCAAGAAGCTGCTGTTCATGGGTTGCGACATCGGCCAGTGGAACGAGTGGAACTGCAACCAGAGCCTCGACTGGCACCTGCTCGGCTTCGAGTCGCACGCCGGTCTGAACCGGCTGATGGCGCATCTCAACCACCTGTATCGGTCCGAGCCGGCCCTCCACCAGAACGACTGCGAGGACAGGGGATTCGAATGGATCGATTTCCAGGATGCCGATTCCAGCGTCATCAGCTGGATCCGGAAGGGGGACAACCCGGACGAACTGATCGTGGTGGCGGCGAACATGACGCCGGTGCCGCGCATGAACTATCGCATCGGGCTTCCCGTCGGGGGGTATTATCGCGAGGTGCTGAACACCGATTCGGCAATGTATTTCGGGTCGAATATAGGCAACTATGGAGGCTTCTGGGCCGAGCCTCACGGCTGGCAAGGCAAGCCGTTCGGCGGCAACATCAATATCCCGCCGCTGTCGCTCGTCGGGTTCAAACTGCAGCGCTGA
- the trxA gene encoding thioredoxin: MSKELNEANFKSEISDYAGAALVDFWAPWCGPCRVMGPIVDNLAKKYEGKIKIAKVNVDDNQGLAGQFNVMSIPSLVFFKGGKVVHTHLGATTEVDLENQLKQHFGL; this comes from the coding sequence ATGTCCAAAGAACTGAACGAAGCGAACTTCAAGAGCGAAATCTCCGACTACGCCGGCGCTGCGCTGGTGGATTTCTGGGCCCCCTGGTGCGGCCCGTGCCGGGTCATGGGGCCGATCGTGGACAACCTCGCGAAGAAATACGAAGGCAAGATCAAGATCGCGAAAGTCAACGTCGACGACAATCAGGGCCTCGCCGGCCAGTTCAACGTGATGTCGATTCCGAGCCTGGTCTTCTTCAAGGGCGGGAAGGTCGTTCACACCCATCTCGGCGCCACCACCGAAGTCGATCTCGAGAACCAGTTGAAGCAGCACTTCGGTCTCTGA
- a CDS encoding oxidoreductase, whose amino-acid sequence MNILAGGEWRSGFPDYFRGPGQVRIRVLAFRNLARIEGLYFVRPRSMRLLVNYLFEFGLRGVFRKVRSRLGERLRNEKYISFGIGRVLEADAGSVHAAGRFVAFLAPCHPACVERIVLDDGLVAPLEGEHRFDERTVLHGGPAEARPDADFWTGLAGFSEHAGRVLEPTLLADLHDRLRRAVAAETWVKCTAHALPDRDGMSSVSETVAAENAGGSKDPARPSGIVYGYGNYAKTFLIPNASPFIEIRKIHEIDPTQIPLEERGWAWDTSPLPRPDERADVFFGAGYHHTHVPVALAALRQGAYAVVEKPVAVDDRQLGELLEALKTAGPKLFSCYHKRYIPFNTYAVEDLGIRPGAPVSYSCIVYEVPLPTLHWYRWPNAKSRLVSNGCHWIDHFLFLNGFPEVRSFDLAIAPDGTLNVSVTAANGAFFTMVLTDRGSERVGLRDYIELRTADSTVRMTDGSTYVAEGPDRVIRRASINKLFSYQNMYATIAEKISRGEPGDTVESVRISAGLILDLERLFQVRIRSLV is encoded by the coding sequence ATGAACATTCTGGCGGGGGGGGAGTGGCGGTCCGGATTTCCCGACTATTTCAGGGGGCCGGGCCAGGTTCGCATCCGGGTCCTGGCGTTTCGGAACCTCGCGCGGATCGAGGGACTGTATTTCGTGCGCCCGCGAAGCATGCGGCTGCTCGTCAACTACCTGTTCGAGTTCGGCCTGCGCGGGGTGTTTCGAAAAGTCAGGTCTCGCCTCGGGGAACGACTCCGTAACGAAAAATATATATCTTTCGGTATTGGAAGAGTCCTCGAGGCCGATGCCGGTTCCGTGCATGCCGCCGGGCGCTTCGTCGCGTTTCTCGCGCCGTGTCACCCGGCCTGCGTCGAACGGATCGTCCTGGACGACGGGCTGGTCGCTCCGCTGGAGGGCGAACACCGGTTCGACGAACGGACGGTTCTCCACGGCGGCCCTGCCGAAGCGCGGCCTGACGCCGATTTCTGGACCGGCCTCGCCGGCTTCAGCGAACATGCCGGCAGGGTGCTCGAGCCGACGCTTCTGGCCGACCTGCACGACAGGCTGAGACGGGCTGTCGCGGCGGAAACGTGGGTGAAATGCACGGCGCATGCCCTTCCCGATCGAGACGGCATGTCTTCCGTTTCTGAAACGGTGGCGGCTGAGAACGCGGGCGGCTCAAAAGATCCCGCAAGGCCTTCCGGCATCGTATACGGCTACGGGAATTACGCGAAAACCTTTCTGATTCCGAATGCGTCGCCGTTCATCGAGATCAGGAAAATTCACGAGATCGACCCGACGCAGATTCCGCTCGAGGAGCGCGGATGGGCGTGGGACACCTCGCCGCTGCCGCGGCCGGACGAACGCGCCGACGTGTTTTTCGGCGCCGGCTACCATCACACCCACGTTCCCGTCGCCCTCGCGGCGCTTCGTCAGGGAGCGTATGCCGTGGTCGAAAAGCCCGTGGCAGTCGATGACCGACAGCTCGGGGAGCTGCTCGAGGCGCTGAAAACGGCCGGCCCGAAACTGTTTTCCTGTTACCATAAAAGATATATACCATTTAATACATACGCAGTCGAAGACCTTGGAATTCGTCCGGGTGCGCCTGTTTCCTACTCGTGTATCGTGTATGAGGTTCCCCTGCCGACATTGCACTGGTATCGCTGGCCGAACGCGAAGAGCCGGCTGGTTTCGAACGGCTGCCATTGGATCGACCATTTCCTTTTCCTGAACGGCTTCCCGGAGGTCCGCTCCTTCGATCTCGCGATCGCGCCCGACGGGACGCTGAACGTGTCGGTCACGGCCGCGAACGGCGCGTTCTTCACGATGGTTCTCACCGACCGGGGCAGCGAGCGCGTGGGACTGCGCGATTACATCGAACTGCGCACGGCCGACTCGACCGTGCGGATGACGGACGGCTCGACCTACGTCGCCGAGGGGCCTGACCGGGTGATCCGCCGGGCGTCGATCAACAAGCTGTTTAGCTACCAGAACATGTATGCGACGATCGCCGAGAAGATCTCCCGCGGCGAACCCGGCGACACCGTCGAGTCGGTGCGCATCTCGGCCGGCTTGATCCTCGATCTCGAACGCCTGTTCCAGGTGCGGATTCGCAGCCTCGTGTAA